A genomic segment from Paralichthys olivaceus isolate ysfri-2021 chromosome 22, ASM2471397v2, whole genome shotgun sequence encodes:
- the btr33 gene encoding E3 ubiquitin-protein ligase TRIM39 has translation MRRTPALSRCLPQRSTFTSSNKVMASPSILLSDMQFQCCICQDVFSEPVSIPCGHSFCFTCITSQWEDSVAVSCPKCQTAFEGRPELCENYFAKEMCEQIRARRQKGIMSTVGKTIHCDVCVGKQTKALKSCLVCLTSYCESHLEPHLRVSTLKLHKLIEPVALLENRMCKRHQRLLELYCRSDQRCVCVLCTETDHRCHDTVPIERESREKKAQMKRNEVDVQQMIQDRLQKVKEIKHCVELRKENSNRDIEESTEVFSALFRLMERSQAELVDAIQKKQMAAEQRAARLITELELQITELERRRSEMEQLSHSEDHLRLLQRFPALSPSAKSCSDIILHSHTCLGDVRRALAKTEEQLLLALKKITVQEHEKIKQYAADVRLDPRTANPWLVLSEDRRQVWDGDVEKNLVAIPERFDTARCVLASQGFTTGRHYWEVDVGVKTAWDLGVAQQSVNRRGVVTLCPEDGYWTVCLRKGSEYRACAGQAELLCVTQRPQVIGVFLDYEDGTVSFYDAEAKSHIYSFTQFQFTEAMFPFFNPEMSDSANKKSPLIIRSVSGVKGGHDFDNFTI, from the exons ATGAGGAGGACTCCGGCTTTGTCCCGGTGTTTGCCTCAGAGGTCAACTTTCACCTCGAGCAATAAG GTCATGGCTTCCCCCAGCATCCTCCTGTCAGACATGCAGTTTCAGTGTTGCATCTGTCAGGATGTTTTCTCTGAGCCAGTCTCCATCCCCTGTGGTCACAGCTTCTGCTTCACCTGCATCACGTCACAGTGGGAAGACAGCGTTGCCGTCAGCTGTCCCAAATGTCAGACGGCCTTCGAGGGACGTCCTGAGCTTTGTGAGAACTATTTCGCCAAGGAAATGTGTGAGCAGATTCGAGCAAGAAGGCAGAAGGGCATCATGTCAACGGTGGGGAAAACCATACATTGTGATGTGTGCGTCGGGAAGCAAACAAAGGCCTTGAAGTCCTGCCTCGTGTGTCTGACTTCATATTGTGAGAGTCACCTGGAGCCTCACCTGAGAGTCTCCACCTTGAAGCTTCACAAACTGATTGAACCTGTTGCACTGCTGGAGAACAGGATGTGTAAACGTCACCAAAGGCTTCTGGAGCTGTACTGCAGGAGTGAccagaggtgtgtgtgcgtccttTGCACTGAGACCGACCACCGCTGTCATGACACCGTCCCAATAGAGCGAGAGAGTCGGGAGAAGAAG GCTCAGATGAAAAGGAATGAGGTTGATGTTCAGCAGATGATCCAGGACAGGCTGCAGAAAGTGAAGGAGATCAAACACTGTGTGGAGCTCAGAAAA GAAAACTCAAACAGGGACATTGAGGAAAGCACGGAGgtcttctctgctctgtttcgTTTAATGGAGAGAAGCCAGGCTGAGCTGGTGGACGCGATCCAGAAGAAGCAGATGGCGGCAGAGCAGAGGGCAGCCAGACTCATcacagagctggagctgcaaATCACtgagctggagaggaggagaagtgagatGGAGCAGCTTTCTCACTCAGAGGACCACCTCCGTCTTCTGCAG AGGTTTCCAGCTCTGAGTCCCTCTGCCAAATCCTGCTCGGACATCAtcctccattcacacacatgtttgGGGGATGTAAGGAGAGCTCTGGCCAAAACTGAGGAGCAGCTTCTTTTGGCTTTGAAAAAGATTACCGTTCAAG AGCACGAGAAGATCAAACAGTATGCAG CTGATGTTCGCCTGGACCCTAGGACAGCCAACCCTTGGCTGGTTCTATCGGAGGATAGGAGACAGGTCTGGGATGGAGATGTTGAAAAGAATCTGGTGGCCATACCAGAGCGTTTTGACACAGCCCGATGTGTCCTCGCCTCTCAG GGTTTCACCACAGGGAGGCACTACTGGGAGGTGGATGTTGGAGTTAAGACAGCGTGGGACTTGGGTGTAGCCCAGCAGTCAGTCAACAGGAGAGGTGTGGTGACACTCTGCCCGGAGGACGGCTACTGGACTGTTTGTCTGAGGAAGGGCAGCGAGTATCGGGCATGTGCAGGACAGGCAGAACTGCTGTGTGTCACTCAGAGGCCTCAGGTCATAGGCGTGTTTTTAGATTACGAGGATGGGACAGTGTCATTTTATGATGCAGAGGCCAAGTCTCACATCTATTCCTTTACACAGTTTCAATTCACAGAGGCCATGTTTCCCTTTTTTAACCCAGAAATGAGTGACAGCGCCAACAAGAAATCACCACTCATCATCCGTTCTGTCAGTGGAGTCAAGGGAGGCCACGATTTCGATAACTTTACAATATGA